The following is a genomic window from Aeromonas sp. FDAARGOS 1405.
TTCAACTGAGTGTTTGATATGAGCCAGCAGTGGAGCGCCATATGTACTCTTACACCCTCACCTTCAGGGAAGATGTCGATCGCCTGACCGCCCCCGAGCAAGAGATTACCTTGCAGAGCCCCGCTCAGGCGGGGGATTTTATTATCCTCTCCGACGGCAGCCGCCATCAGGTGATGTTTGTCACCCACCGCGCCCACTACAGCAGCCTCTATCTCGATAAAGGGGTCAGGGTACCGCAGAGTTAGTGGCTATCGCCTTTAATTGATGGGGCTGGGTGAAATATTCACGCCGTTGACGTAATAATCATCGCATCATGTCAACGTTCCTTTATCTCTATCACGATATATCTGAGGAAGCGCGATGAAAAAATCCAACATTGTCTTATATCAAATTAAATTTATTTAGCCACGAAAAAACAAATCATACCTCACAAAAACAAATCACCATCACTCAATATCATTGACCACACCCTTGGTGCGTTATAACAATTACTTTGTTGAACATATTTATTCGCAAGTCATTATTAGTGATGGAGTTATCACAATGAATAAACTTATCTTACCCATAGCATTAATTACCTGTGCCACGCTCGCTCACGCAGAGTCCAGCACTATTATCAACGGTCTGGATTTTGGTCCATTAGCTCAGTTGGCTGGCACATGGAAAAGCACTGATGCTGGTGGTGTAGATGTAGCACCCGGCCAGGAGGGTAGCAAAGTTGGCAAAGGGGGGCCGGCAGTGGAACCCTTTTACGAAGTCATTACTTTTGAACCGGCTGCCGATGCTAAAAATGCCAGCGAACAATATCTGGTAGCCATGTATTACAAGCAGGAAGTATTCAGAAAAAGCGATAATGGGAAATTTCATGACCAACGCGGTTATCTGATTTATGACAAGACCAATCAGCTTGTTTACAACTCATACTGTATACCTCGTGCAGTCTGTGTGGTCACTGAAGGCAAAGCGGGTAACAAAATCGAGTTCAAGACGGGCAAGCGCGGTATTGCGGAAAGCAATTATATGACCATTAATGATTCCACCGCGGATTTCTCGATGACTCTGGACTTCTCAGAGAAAAATCTCCTCAAATACAGTCAAACCACCAACCTGATGGTGTATGGCAAGCCATTCGCACACTCCGATAGTGCATCCCTGACCAGAACCAATTGATGTTTCATGGCCAAGGTATTCATTATCTTGGCTTTTTTATATTCGTCGATAGTCTATCCTGATGGCATCCTTATCCCACTCGGGATTGAGTACACCGGCATACCAGAGTGTCAGAATGACATCCATCTGATTGTTATGCTTCACAACCTTGCCGCTCTTACAGGCCGAGAGCACCTCCAGCCATAACTGCTCGGGATTGATCGGTTTGGTAATATCCTTGTGTGACAATAAATCAATGGCAGCCAACACATATGCTCTGGTTTTGGTCGCAGCTACATAATGAACTGGCATGATGCAACTGATACAACCAAGACTGCAAAGAGTCAGAAAAGTGACCTTTGGATTATTTTTAAATTTACCTGTACTGATATCATCACCAAATGCTTCAGCAATAGCCATATCCCAGGCTGTGACATGACCGTAATTATTCTGTACCATCAGATGAACAGCTCTCAGCGCTGCTCCACCGTATTTACCATAGATAATCATCACTAATCCCTCCGTTTGCCACATAGTAAGGCCAAACAGGCGAGATAGGCTAAAATAAATATCAATCACGACCATCGAGTTTTTCCATTGATAACAAATCCATTTTTAGCTGAATTAAATATTGATCCATATCAATGTTATATCTTGAAAGGCTGACTGGTCGATGTCAGCCTCCCAATATCATTCATCAACATCCATTTTCGTGTATAAACAGGTCCCCCCAGCCTAGAGCACCTCTATTTTTACATTGATAATCCCGTCACGAATATTGCCGATGGTGCTAAACGCAGATTTGGAGAGATCGATAATACGCCCCCTTTTAAAGGCGCCGCGATCATTGACCTTGACCACTACGCTCTTGCCGTTGGCGAGGTTGGTCACCCGCACCATAGCGCCGAAGGGCAATTCCATATGGGCGGCGCTGTTGAGGTTGTTGCGATAGATCTCGCCGCTGGCGGTCTTTTTGCCGTGATAACGGTCGGCATAATAGCTGGCGTAACCGGTCTCGCTATAACCGCGCCAGCTGCCGCCGTGGCTCTCGTCATAACGGCTGCTACAGGCCGCCAGCAGCAGGCAAAGAGATAACAGCAGCCCTTTCTGGATATATTGCACCATTCCCCTCTCCTCTCTTCTTTTCGCTATGCGCAATTTTTCTTCTTCGATACGGCCGGTGACGCTGGCGACACGGGCGGGAGACCTCACCTTGCCATAGCTCCAAGGCACTCATCATGTTACTCGCCTTGTTGTCAGGCAACAGCGACCGCGCGGCTACTTTGCCATATCTTCCATGCAAAAAGGGAGGCAAATGCCTCCCTTTCAACTAGTTACCGGTCATCCCTTGTCGGGATGGGCCAGAGACTTCTCAGGCAATCAGCTTGTCATCGCTAAAGCCAAAGCCACGCAGACCCACCACATGCACATGCTCGTGCTTGCCCTGCACCTTGCGGATGAGCTTGTAGGTAGTTCCCTTCTCGGGGCTGATGTTCTCGGGTGCCGCGATAAGCAGTTGCATATCCTGGCGCTCGCACAGCTCGAACAGGGTGGCGATAGATTTGCCATCCAGACGGGCCGCTTCGTCGAGGAACAACAGACGGCAGGGGGCGATATCCTTGCCGCGCAGACGGCGGGACTCCTCC
Proteins encoded in this region:
- a CDS encoding heme-binding beta-barrel domain-containing protein, which gives rise to MNKLILPIALITCATLAHAESSTIINGLDFGPLAQLAGTWKSTDAGGVDVAPGQEGSKVGKGGPAVEPFYEVITFEPAADAKNASEQYLVAMYYKQEVFRKSDNGKFHDQRGYLIYDKTNQLVYNSYCIPRAVCVVTEGKAGNKIEFKTGKRGIAESNYMTINDSTADFSMTLDFSEKNLLKYSQTTNLMVYGKPFAHSDSASLTRTN
- a CDS encoding septal ring lytic transglycosylase RlpA family protein, with product MVQYIQKGLLLSLCLLLAACSSRYDESHGGSWRGYSETGYASYYADRYHGKKTASGEIYRNNLNSAAHMELPFGAMVRVTNLANGKSVVVKVNDRGAFKRGRIIDLSKSAFSTIGNIRDGIINVKIEVL